The genome window GGCAGAGGTTTGCATGCCTCCATGGCATGTGTCTTCCAGCACCTgaatccttttttctgttttggggtttttttaataaatcatatgtcaactgcaatattttttaaacaaggctGAACTGCCATCTCACATTATAAATCCCGTCGTAAATCTTAGTTACAAACCAAAGAGGACCTAATATCCTGTTGTTGAGTATCGCTGATTTTTAATACACCCTGAGGTCACTGGAAGAGATTGTCCTTTAGTTTAATAAGTGTAGTACTTTTTCATCTGTTGGGGAGTAGATAGTTTTGTAGGCAAAGATAACTTTAATCCTCGCAGTCAGCAAACAGCCAACAATTTCAGTGTTAGCAGTTACCAAGTGTCACCTGCACACTTAAGCTACTCCTAGACCACCTTTGTCAGCACACAGACCCTTATTTTTTGCAGAACATGTAGTAAGTAGCACCCTTAGTGAAATTTTCAGGGTATCTTCCAAAACAACACTGGTTCATTTAGGCTTGGAACATGTTCTCAAGGGAAGCTCAacagttttttaatatatttacctctttcattttaatagaaatgctCTTTTCAAACGAATACATCTTCTGCACTGTCCCCAGTCTGGACATATTGGCATTTTTTTATAGATGACATCCCGAAGAACTTTGTGCGCACtaataaaatgaatgttttatttaGATTGGCTATGGCTAACCTAAGTGAAATGCAAAAAAGTAAATGAGCAATAATAAAGTAAACTGGAATAGTAACAAGGTAAGGAAGTTGACTTTTAAGATACATACATCAGTTACACATGCTAGCATCGTCTTTGGTTTTCATAGTATCCACTGCACCTGCATAAAAGGGCGGTAATCTACATGATGATGCCGTGTTTGCAGATGAAGATGTAACTTTGCAATTGCCCTCagcatggaaaaaacccaacacctctCTTTGCAAGTTCCCCTGTTAAGCAGGGGGGAGAACTTAGGCAGGTATCAGCTGGCGGGACATCGTAAAGCTGATGGGCGTCacgctgatttacaccagctaagTTCCTATGCTTTCACTTCATTTTAGAAACTGCCCATAAAGTTGCAAACTGATCCCAGCATCACTTGAGCTATTCGTGAGCTGTAGAAGGCTGCAGCAGTGTGGCGTTGACTTGACAAGTGTAGTGTGTTGGTATAACAAATAGGTATGTGCTCTGTGTGTCTCTAGTTCTGTATACCTTTACGCAGAGGAAAAGGTAACAGATCATTGCCTGGCCGCTTCATCTTTGCTTAAGTGTCTTGCTTTGTATGTTCAGCACTAAGTAAAATGTGTGTGTTGTGCTGACAGATAATTGTGATCGTGAGCTTACCGAGAAGCTGTTCAATTTACAGCGTTATTTCGTGTTGTGTGTCTCTAACCAACTGACAGATCTTCCTTGTGGTATTGTGCTTTGGAGGCTCggtggtgggtggggaggagcaGCGATAGCGGCTGCCGACTGTTTCTAAAACACTGATGTCATTGTTTCTGGTGGTGACACTGAGCCAGCAGAAAAGCGAGCTCTGGAATcaacaaaggaaattaaaagctatGTATCTCGCGCAGGTGGACACTTTGCTGTTGTTTGCTAGCTCCATGCTGTGGCATCTACTGGCAGCAGTAGTTTTGAAGGCAGCAAAGCccgtttttcttttaatagtggatttaaaaaaaaaaaaaaagtagaagggGGCTACATAAAATTCCCATATTATGAGAATGAGACTGTACAAGCTATGTGAAGCTTTTATGCTCTCACTACATTTTAGACAAGCAGGTGTCACTGAAAATTATACTGAATTTATTCAAAATCTcaggtgaggggggaggaaatCAAACAAGGAATAAGTAGAGATTTAAACAAGGTAACCGACTATACCAGAGGAGAGATGACTGGCAAAATGAAGACTTCTTTTAAGCCTGTAGCTGCTGAGTACTAAGTCTTTACAGTTACCACACTCTGCATAGAAGATAGGAAAAAGAGCAATTATAAAACCAGACTCTGCCCTTACACTGGTTTAGTGCGATCACTTTTCTGCAGCATTGCTGGAACATCACTGGGAGCGAAAGTGTTAGCCTGTAACAGATAGCTGTGCATGTGGAAAGGTCACTGTAAAATGCTTTAATCTTAATTAAGCAAGTGCATTTGGATATAACTGAACAGCTGGAAAAGCATCACAGGTCTCTTTCTGGAGCAGAACAGTGTCTCCGAGTGCCAGATTTGAGGTCAGCCCTGGCCAGCGTTGCCCATGGCATGTACTGGAACCGCGTAAAGCCCTTCTGCTGCTGGGAGCACAGGGTAGCTCTTGGATGGAGGCTGAACGTGGCTGGTGCTGCTACCGTTGCCCTATGTAGTAGAGAAACTGaggtctggcggtatctgggatGAAGCAATATGGTAGTAGTACGGTTATGTTTGATTTAGGGGGATAATAATAGAAGGATCCTCTGGCCTTGGAGTGAACACGCACAGGGGAAGCAATTATACGGTTGGATTTTAGAGGCCGCTTATGACTTCGTGGGGATGAAagcaaggggagagaaagaagcagatgaagaagagaacaaaaataccTGCTGACGTGCTGTCAAACAGCAGAGGACTGAGTCTTATTGTTAGAATATTCTGGAAATCGCTTTTCCTAAACAGTGAAGTAGAGGGAAACTGAATGTGAACTTGCTTCTGCGTGTACAGATTAGCAAGCTGGAAAGATTCTGCTTTTGAGGAGACTCACTGCTTGAAATAGCTTGAAGTTAGAATAGGGGAACTATATTATTACAACTACTCAGTTTTCCATGTAAATTAAGAAATGCTTCCAAAtcagaccttaaaaaaaataaaaccaaaaaacccagaagaactGAATTGCGTCTGTAAATTATCAGCAGGTATTTGTTTCTCCTAAACTTCCTTTTTTGAGTTGAGTTTCCCTACGGTTTGTCCCTGACTAGAAAAAAGGGCTCAGTAGAGACGTGTTCCTGGAAGTGAGACAAACTGAGGAGGTGACCTTGAGTCACTGTCCAGAGCTTTCTGAAAGGTGACTGAGATGTCTTCCACTGCCTGTAGAGGGACATTGGACCAAGCTCTTCATCGGGATTTGGTCTCCTGGGACACCCTTGCCCAGCAAGCTCTCTCTAGTAgttgaggaagggaagggcttaAAAAAGCAATACTATATTTGGACGGAAAACGTAGCAAACAAAGGATGCAAGTAATCCAAGGTAACTGCAGTCCTTTTATAGGTTAGTAGGACAACAGATGGAAAATATAGTCATACGGTCCGGTAGcccaaaatacagctttttttcttatatatccTTGCTGGAATTCATAGCTACCACACCAAGCAGTGGGACACTATCCAAGAACAAGCCGTAGCACAATGTCAGAGAGACCAGATACCAAGCTACTATGTGTAACGTACATTTGAGGAACTGGttgctgctgtgcagagcacagTTTGAGCTTTCTGCTGATGCCGTTAACTTTAAGCTTTTTCGCAGAAGAGATGGTTTGAGCAGAGCAGAATCACCGTTATCACagctgtggaaaataaaaaaaaataatcgctCAGGGTTAAAATAGCTAAAATgaaagaactgattttaaaaatgattCAAACTAAACAATCATTTTAAAAAGGAGGTCGACTAAAATAAGTTGAAAAAATCCCATAGTCGGGTTTCTCACTCCTCGGGAGATGGAGGAGGAATTGCTCTGCCCGGTGTTTGCCCGTGCGTGTGCTGCCGGGGCCGCGTGTGCCGGTGGGGGTGCATCTGGAACAGGCACTCAAAAGTTTGGAGACTTTTTGCCCAAGCAGTAACTGGGCACTTCCTGGTTTCAGCCCCTGGTGTACTTTCTGCTGAGAAGCGAAGGGTGGTCTGTGCTTCCCACGCCCGGGTCTGACCAGGCAGGACTGTTTCTGCAGTCAGATCCAGGCAGCCTTTGACCTGCTGCCGCTTGCGTTTTCTTTACGCTTTTCCTTCAGGAGTTCAGTATTattctgcctccctctccatcATTTTCTCACTGTTGCGTTTCCTTCAACTACCAAGGTGTTTTCCCCACGGCGTCTTGGTTTATCCTTTGTCCATCTTTGCCTGTTGAAAATGGCCCCACTGAGTTAGTGGGAGAGCGCTTGCTTTCGTCTTTCTTTCACCTTGGAGTCACTTTATTGCAAAAATAAGTTCACCACTTCCaatcttttttccccatacaCCAAATAAATCGAACCATTCTTTGCATCTTCAGAATTCgcatttttggcatttttccaTCTAGTTGCTACATACAGCTTTATTGCTAATAAACATTTGTGACCCGTTTCTGCCAATGCTTGACGTAACCTCTTGAATTTTCTGGCTTGTAAAAAGGAATAGTCTATCGTCTGTAAACTCCAGATTCTCACTTGTTATCATCAAATCACCAAATTCACCCTGTTATCATCAGGGCATCTGCAGAAACCAAGGTGGTGTGATACAGTATTTGTAATTCAGACTCTTCCCTGTCTGTCCTGCCGTGCGCAGGGTATGCAGACCCAGAAGGGTCTTTTGGGCCATAAGCATGAGGTTTCAGAAAGGattttctgaaattatatttttctctttttctttttttccccctggccaAAGTGTAACGCTAGCGTGAGTGTTCTCATGGGGCTTGTCAAACAGTTTCTTTTGTTGAGCTACCTAGAATGTCAAGCAGAACTTGGAGTTATAGTCTAAAAGCTAATTTTCTATAATGTATTGTTCTCTAAAGATAGAAAAAATAGGCTCCTCTCCATTTAGTGTACTGTAGTTATGTCTGATGGCAGTCAACTGCAGCTCATGACTGTCAGTATTCTTATTTTTAGAGGTTTTTCTCCTGTAAAAGGAGTTGCATTAAATCAAGAACGTGACAAGTTCCACAAATCATGAAGTCGCTGCATCATCGGGTACCCCACTGCATCCTTTTTGCTTCTCTCCTTAATAGCTACATGTCATTTCTTGTAGTTTCTTCTGATCTTATTTTTACCTCAACTCTTAACTGCACTTTGAATACAAGCTTTGTTAGCTGAGCTTACTTGTGCCCTAAACACATTTGACAGGTCACTGCAGATCTGATCTCATGTCAGCATAAGATGGGATGCGCGTTATTTCTATAAAATAGTCCACCACgttacatgccttttttttttttctcaacagcCCTTGCAAAGTTTCCTCTAAATCCACAGTTTGCTGATAAGCTCAGGATTGGCTTCTCAACATCCCCAACGGTCTTCAAAATCCTTCTGGTGATGGTATCCCATCTCAGGAGACTAACATCTTTACCTAGGCAGTTAGATATCCATTCCTTATGCATAGCCTCTGGGTGTTAGCAGTAATTACTCCTCTAAGTGCCTCTTATCCAGCTATCCTTTTATTGCAGACTCACCCCAAGATCTCATCTAAGGTTAACTGATGAAATGTTATTTCAGATGagatttcccttcctcttcaAAGCATCGTTCCTTGAAATCTGAGGCTTTGCTACACAAAGTTGATACAAGAGCGCATTCCCTCTGctgtcataaaataaaatgccagggATATCCTTAGATAGACTTGCTTCACAGGTCCCAGACTAGCAAGGGATGAACTAGTCGTGCTAGTGTGGAATTTCCTGGCAGTGAAGAGAGCTCGGTGCTGCCCTGGCAACTTTGCCACTATCCTTGACCGCTTCCAAGCACTCGGTTGGACCTGCACACACATCCCTGCTGAGGGTGGTGCCACTTACGAGGGGGAGATGTGCAAGAGCTTTGTAGTTGGTAAAATGGTCCACGTGGTTATTCACCTTGGCTTGCCTGTAGGTGAATTAAATGCTATTATAGAAGTCTTAAAGCAGCAAATATACATAAAGGTGTGCACTGAAAAGTGGAAGAGAAGTTCCTAGCTAGGAGCTAAATGTTAGGGGTGTTTGATGGACACTCCATGTCCtgcattttccttccctctccgTCCAAGCCcctgatattttctctctctgctgttaAGAGGAGGTGGGTGGCAAGCACAAGCCACCATTTATGCACTCAGCAGAGTACATGTACCTTCATACTGGCTGCTGGGCAGAAAAGTTTGAGTCAGAGTGCTCTGGGTGTATGCATACTACCCGCAGAGGCACATGCATACAGATAATGCACTTTGGAAGCCTCCAGCTTTGGTAAGTATCACTTCTTTCTCTGTTCCATGATATTTGCGCTCACATGAGCTTTTCACAAGCGCTTTTGCAGATCAGAATATCTGAGAACTTGTGAATGTAAGTGACATTTGCTGCTCcatgttttaaatataaactttgtGTCTTTAAAGTACTGATGATCTGCTTTTCAGTATAAAATCAGTTGTCTCGGTATATTGCATGTTTGGACTGTAGGTTCCCTCAGCTTCTTGCTCTGAGACAGCTAACAGAATTGAGACGCTGAAATTGCAATGAGGAGTTGAGATCGCCGCCTCAATTCCCTCATTCTCAAGCAGCGTGGCAAGTTCTCACATTAAGCAAAtggcttgttttgtttctcatAGATTTCCTGAACATTAGCAATGGTTTTGAGCAGTttctaattgatttttaaaacccTAACCCTCTGCTTCTCtcatccttccctctctcctgtgtgtgtctctgtgtatgtgctttttgtcttttttttttttgtgtgtgtgcgtgtgtgttttgttttgttttgttttgtttttcttttttggtggcTTGTGTATCCTTTCCCTGCGTTGCGGTGCTGTTTCACGCTGCAGAATTCGTCCAGCTCTGCCTCTTCAGAAGCCTCTGAAACCTGCCAGTCAGTGAGCGAGTGCAGTTCCCCCACCTCAGTCAGCTCAGGCTCCACCATGGGGGCTTGGGCCTCCACAGATAAGGTGAAAAACTTCATCTCAAAGACATACAAACCTACTAGCTCGTTATCCAAACCCAGCAACATTTGGACAAAAAAAACTCCGTGCATGGGATGCAGCCTGGATTCCTCCCTGTGAAGATGAGAATAGGAACTGTTGCACACTCCCTTAGAAATGAATCTGTGCAAATAAATCACGGCGATGCTTGCCTTTAAACTAGCTGCTAGGGGGAAGCTGCAAATCGGGCATTTTACAGGGGTGATTTTCTAAGAAAAGCTCTTTGTCCACCTTTTCTACTCAAAGAGATTGTGGAATGGTGCCCAAACCCCACTGGTTGCCTAGCAAGGAGCAGCTTGCCCAGGTTGTACTGTTTGTggcttctcccccttctcctgctAGGTGGTACGCATTACACTGAGCAATTGGGGTGTGGTTTTgaccaaaacaaaaaggaaaaaaaaatacacacggCTGGAATAAATTATGGAGGATACACTCTGAATTGGGGGAGGAAGTGGTAGCGGTCTCCGTTCTCATCTGGTAAATccttgctgttggtttttttcctttttttttttttttcccccttccataTCATCACACGGCCAGAACACGTCATTTTCGAAGGCTGtgtgcttttcctctctgtccaGCTGCATAGAATAAACGCCAGCAATGCGAATGCCTCCAGTGTTGGGAATGTTTCGTTTCTATGTCCGCGGTCTGCAGGGCACCTAAACTGCAAAGGCTTTTCCAGAGTGTGCCGTGTTCATGGACAGAAGGCAAAGCTGCCCAGCTGGAGACAATGACTGCtagactgaagtctgaaatttgTTATACCAAATAACAATTTTCAAGCAGTCTCACTTCTGAACCAAGCATTGTATcaattttctgttgtttatttgcAGCAAAGctaaggttttttctttcttttgtgttaaGATACAGAAGTTTTCTCCCTTGAACATCAGAGTCGCAGTATATTTTCATATTCATTCTGTTTAtattaatttctctgtttttgtttttttatttgtttcgtTTCCAGTTGTCTAATGGGTTTTATCACTGTAGTTTATCAAGTGACCCATCCGTAGCTTCAGTTGGTGCAGGTCCTTTCCCTCATTTCCCGCCTGTCTCCCGCGCGTGGACTCGGGCTCCCTCAGCCCTCCTTCCAGACTACGTTCATTATTACACCATTGGGCCAGGCATGTTACCATCATCTAAGATCCCTAGCTGGAAGGTTTGTGTTCCTTTTGTTGTGGCAGTCCTCACCTCCTCATACCAACAGCGTGCGCACGGCGGTTGTTGCTACCTTTCGATCCATGTAATTACTCGTTGATTTGCTCTGTTTAATATCACTCTGAATGGGCGCTGCATGGTGATAATCAGAGAGCTAAAATCCGGTAGTGGATATTTCTGAATGACCTTGTCTATTCCGGCACTGCCTAAAACACATTAAAGCTGACAACACCTAGGTAGGAAGGAATAGTTTAACTCTGGAACGTTGGTGAAAGCACTCTGGGCTCTATTCAGCGAGAAGAGAGCTTGTTGAGCGCCGCCAAAGCGCTCGCTTCAGCAGGGAAGTGCAGGCTTGGCATCCAGTCGGCTTAGTGAAACCATACGTTGAACAACACGATCTTCTCCCTGCGGCGGCTGTGCTTGGCCCCGACCTTGGCCGTAGGCAGCCATGCTCTTGTAGATCCAGCTGGAGCGGTTTAAGAAGACGCTCGTCACCAGGAGAACCCCAGCGGTGACTGAAGCTGTCCTAGCTTTGCTGCCACAGACTGGGAGGGCTCACCCAGCTTGTTTTGCTCTCTTGGGTGAGACCACCGAAAAAGTCAGAGTGCAGGAACTTCTTTCAGTTGCTCCAGCTGGATCTGCAGGGATCTTCCTTGGCATCAAAACGTCTCCGCTCTGATGGAGCATTGACTCTCATCCCGGCCAGGTGATTCCCCTGGGAGACTGCCCCGGAGCGAGGGGAGAAGGTCTCTTGTCTGTTGCCCTGAATCTTCACGAGGCTGTTGTGCAGTTGATAGCAGCTGCCCAGGTCTTAGATGCCTGTGGATGGTTATATGACACTGCATATGCACCATGGGACCTTCTTAAACATGTAAATTGAGATACCTCATTACAGATCCCCCTAATCTCgctctccagcagctggagacTGTTGAAACGCACAGCCAGGGTGGCCACAGTGGTCCTGGGGCTTCAGCATCATTAGTTGTGTCTATGCTAGAAGCGCTTTGCCAGTATATTTCACAGCAAAACTTCCAGCGGAGACACAACTGTTAAGGCAAAGCAGAGTTCCGTATGtgttaataaaaccaaaatacctGTCTGCACGAGGGGCTTCTGTCAGTACAGCTGCCGTGCACTCATACCTTGGACTGAGACACATGTCAGTGAAATCTAGAGTGTGGCCTTAGCCCGTCGTTAATTCTTTATCAGCAGACTGTGCGGAGGCTGCCCAGCAGCCAGCTGCTGCCAGTGGTGGGGTCTGTGGCCTGTTCTCACGCACGAgttgtttcttctatttttatttttaaagtacccCTTATCTCGGTGGAGGAAAACTCTCTTAGGAGTGGGCTTGCCCCTACGGCAGCTCACATCTGGGGAGCTGCTGCGTAGCGGTGGTTCTGCGTCCCAGCACAGGTCACCGGTCAGTCCTGCTCTCTGTGTGCCACGTCTGGTTTCTGGACACCCTCAGGACTTTGCTTAATAGAGCCCTGAGTGAATATAGCCCTCGTGGCCTGAggaatttctgtttcaaatttgGCACCAGTAATTCAGAGTGAAGTTAAGTCTTTCTTCAGTACAGATGATTATTATAATCTAGATTTCAGCTAGCAAGTCAACCAAGAGATTACTCAGAGTTGCTCCTCTAATGTGTATCAAGAATCTGTTCAAGCCTAATTTTTCAGAATTGAAGACATGCTCAACAGAACTTGCGTACATCTAGAGCAGTTACATCGCTGATTGGACGTTTATCTATATTTTCTGCTGCGTGCCAGTggtttttgcatttgaatttctgaaaatatagGCTTTAACACAACAGAATTTCATTTAGAGAAAACTAtagtattaaaatgttaaatatcttCACATAAGAACAGTTAAATAGAATTGGAAATTTAGATTCCCTTTAATAAAGGGCGATAGGATTTGTAAGTGAAGATTTTTAATATTCTCAAATTTATTTCTGGCCTATTCAGAAAGGCATATCCAGTTTGATACATAATATCTGTTGCATTAAAATTGCCCCTTTGCATAGTTTTACTTGTAATTAAAGCACAATTACTGATGAAAACTATCACTAACAAGCACATTTCCTTAGGACTGGGCCAAACCAGGCCCATACGATCAGCCAATGGTGAACACATTGCAACGTCGCAAGGAAAAGCGCGAACCAGATCTCAATGGAGGAGCTCAGAGCGGACCACCTGTGTCCCCTGAGGAGGCCCAGAGACCTCGGAGCATGACGGTGTCGGCTGCCACAAGGGTGAAGCTCTAATTTCTAATATGCTGTTTGGTGCGAAGGAAGCGGCTGTGCTAGCTCCTGCCAGTACTTGTTTGCCGTGCTTCGTGTCGGCCCGTGTTTATCCAACAGGCAGGACTGGTGTGGTGTTGGGGTGGTCAGTGGAAGCGACGTGAGAATATGCTGTTGGGTATTGGGTAGAGCAAGAGCATCCAAAGAAGCGTCTGTTTCTTTGGAGCCCTAGTAAATGGTTGGACACAATCCTGTTGGGTTGCGATGGTGACAAGTCTGAGGAGGAGAGACAGCTAGAGGTCAGTGAAGACTGATTAACTGTTCGAGACTTAACGAGTCTCCTTTCTGTGCGCGAACAgcagggtgaggagatggaggCCTGCGAGGAGCTGGCGCTCGCTCTGACAAGAGGGCTGCAGCTGGACACCCAGAGGAGCAGTCGGGATTCCTTGCAGTGCTCCAGCGGCTACAGCACCCAGACAACAACTCCGTGCTGTTCAGAGGACACGATCCCATCTCAAGGTACCCGTCCAAGAGACGTTCTTTTTCAGAGCTTTCCCAGCCTGACCATCATACGCTCACCCCTCGGTGCCAAGGAGATGTATTCCAGCAGCTATCCCTCACTGACTTTGTAGTCAGCTGGGGAGAAAGGTGTGAACGTTACTGTTGTGAAGTTTTTTCCAGCTTGGAATGCAGCCTGGATTCATTAACTAAGTAGAAACCTGGATTGCTGCATGCTGACCAGTCATATTTTCTTGTGCATTACTGGAATGGGTTTTAGCTTGAGGGTGCCACCATTTTAAAGAAGATGCTGGAATTACATTTCTTGGGTTAAGTGGAATGACACTGGTTTTGCATCATACACTTCTTGTGGTGGTAGTGTCCTTTCACACACGCGTCTTGGCAAATACGCACTCATGAGCTTTGCTTTCTTGCTCGTGCTTTGCTTTATTGCTCTGTCAGTACTCTGAATCTGCTCTTGGTTTCCATTTGTGACCTTTTATTTCCTACTTAAGCAGAAATTGTCATAATTGGAAAAAGAATCCATTGGAGACCTTTAAGTTGGACGTACCTGGGAAGGTGCATATAAGGCGATGGGTTTTGTACCCATTTTCAGAACCAGCAGCGAGATGAGAGGGACTGAGTTTGGTGTCTGCAGTTCAGAAACCGCCTTGTTTGCTCAGCTGAGGTCGGTCGTGGTGTGCAGTCACAAGAGGCAGGAGGGCTTGCGGAGGGCCTGGCTTGGCTCAGCAGTTCCATGGAAAGGAGGGAAACCGACACAATTATTAAAGCTGAGGCTGAGTTTTCAGACCTGGCAGCTGGGGTTTACTTTGTTTGCAAAATAAGCAAATTTGCTGCTGAAATCACTGGCACATGTTCCCCCGAGCCCCACATTGCCTAGTCTAAAATACCCTTCTTAGTCACTGACTGTTTTACATATTTGCATCTACAAGTGGTAACATATGGCTTGTAGGATGCTGGGTTTGGTATCTTAATTTTGGCAACAAACATGGAGTCTTGGTTACTTGATTAGTTCATTTCAGAGAAGGTACTGAATGTGTAAAGTTCTCGTTCACAAGAGATGTGGGCAACCTGCAGCTTTAGGGTCCGTCTGCTGCAGTGCCTGCCTTCAGCCCCGCTCTCTGAGAATCTTGGTCACGGTATCTCAGGCTTCCTGCCTCCTAGAAGCCTCCCTTAATTGCTGTTGACCTCCTGGCTTTTATTGTTTATGTATACTTGTTTGGTTATACATACTTTAGACTTACTGACGTGactcagctgcttctccagcttgTTCCTGACTCTGTCTTTTGGCATCAGTTTCAGATTATGATTATTTCTCTGTGAGTGGTGACCAGGAGGCAGAACAGCAAGAGTTTGACAAATCTTCCACCATCCCAAGAAACAGCGACATTAGCCAGTCCTATCGCAGAATGTTTCAAACCAAGCGTCCTGCTTCCACCGCAGGTCTACCAACCACGCTTGGACCGGTCATAGTCACCCCCGGCGTCGCCACCATCAGACGGACCCCTTCCACCAAGCCTTCAGTCAGACGCGGCACCATCGGGGGAGGCCCGATTCCCATCAAGACGCCGGTGATTCCTGTCAAAACACCAACTGTCCCCGATATCCCAGGGGGGCTGCCCGGCGCCCTCGCCGGGACAGAAGAATGCCCCGAGCAAAGTCCCGAGTCTCCGGCAGCGGGAGATGGCGGGCAAGGTGTCACCAGCATGCCCTCATCCTCATGGAGCGGACAAGCATCCGTCAACCCTCCGCCGTCAAGCCAGAAACTGAGCGCTGGTGACGAGCAGAGGCAAGCGGTCCCTGAGAGCGAGGGGGAAGACGGCGACCGGGATGGTGTCAGCAGCCTGGCGCCCGCCGGCCAGCCGGAGCTCGATCCCGCGGAGCTGAGTCCTGGGGACGCCCCCCAAGGTGAAGACATGCTGAACGCCATCCGGCGCGGCGTCAAACTGAAGAAGACGACCACGAATGATCGCTCAGCACCTCGTATTTCCTAGGAGTGGAAGAGCTGCCAGAGTACTCAGCCGCCGAGAATGAACTGTGAGGAAACTAATTTGTCTCTGTCCATTCCAATCTGTAATCAATGAATTTTTTTAAGATACTCGGTAACAGACAGTCTGAAAGTActctaaaagagaaaaacaaggtgAAAGAGCGTAGTAAGACATAATCTTCACTGGtgttttaatttgtaaatatCAATGATTTCGTTTCTGCATTTTTTTGATCTAAGttacacttttaattttttctgaaggTGCCAAATCCCATTTACCTTTTTTATAACTCTCTTTGTAAAGTTTTAAatcataggagaaaaaaaaaatgtcgaGTAGTTAACTTCAGCAAAGGGATTTAatgaaaatttggcttttttgcGAGCTTTTGTAGAGCGCCTTGTAATAGtgaggttaaaaaaacaaaacaacggGACTTATTTTGAAGTTTAAGTCGAACTGTAAGGAACAGATCCTCgtttaagtattaaaaaaaataaatgtttgcaaagCGGGAATAAAAATTGACAATAAAAGCAATATATAATGCAAGGAAGAAACCTGCAGTTGGTAGAGTATTTGGGGGGTAGTGGGGGGAGGGAGATGCCGTCAAAATAGCAGATGCTGTTGCACAAAAGTAGCCTAGTAGGATTAATTACTAGTAGCTTCATGGTAAATGCATCAGAATAAGCCATATTGGATTgcagtgttttgtttctgtagggTGTTTTAAAAGACTGGGTTTTTTCCACGTTTCTTTTCCGACTGCACAGCCGCAACTCTCAGTCACGTGCATGCAGCCTGAGCTCCGCGGGCTTGGTCCTTCCGCCCTCGCTTTCCGTTCCGCTCATCCTTTCACTGAGTACAAACAAGGACGACAGGCTTCAGGCAGTTACAAATGGGAAAACGTTTTTAAAACGCAAGCAGGGAGTTCTTAGATATtatcaaaatgcctttttctgaC of Rissa tridactyla isolate bRisTri1 chromosome 2, bRisTri1.patW.cur.20221130, whole genome shotgun sequence contains these proteins:
- the MTSS1 gene encoding protein MTSS 1 isoform X6 codes for the protein MEAVIEKECSALGGLFQTIISDMKGSYPVWEDFINKAGKLQSQLRTTVVAAAAFLDAFQKVADMATNTRGGTREIGSALTRMCMRHRSIESKLRQFSSALIDCLINPLQEQMEEWKKVANQLDKDHAKEYKKARQEIKKKSSDTLKLQKKAKKGRGDIQPQLDSALQDVNDKYLLLEETEKQAVRKALIEERGRFCTFISMLRPVIEEEISMLGEITHLQTISDDLKSLTMDPHKLPSSSEQVILDLKGSDYSWSYQTPPSSPSTTMSRKSSVCSLNSVNSSDSRSSGSHSHSPSSHYRYRSSNLPQQAPMRLSSVSSHDSGFMSQDAFQSKSPSPMPPEAPNQNSSSSASSEASETCQSVSECSSPTSVSSGSTMGAWASTDKLSNGFYHCSLSSDPSVASVGAGPFPHFPPVSRAWTRAPSALLPDYVHYYTIGPGMLPSSKIPSWKDWAKPGPYDQPMVNTLQRRKEKREPDLNGGAQSGPPVSPEEAQRPRSMTVSAATRQGEEMEACEELALALTRGLQLDTQRSSRDSLQCSSGYSTQTTTPCCSEDTIPSQVSDYDYFSVSGDQEAEQQEFDKSSTIPRNSDISQSYRRMFQTKRPASTAGLPTTLGPVIVTPGVATIRRTPSTKPSVRRGTIGGGPIPIKTPVIPVKTPTVPDIPGGLPGALAGTEECPEQSPESPAAGDGGQGVTSMPSSSWSGQASVNPPPSSQKLSAGDEQRQAVPESEGEDGDRDGVSSLAPAGQPELDPAELSPGDAPQGEDMLNAIRRGVKLKKTTTNDRSAPRIS
- the MTSS1 gene encoding protein MTSS 1 isoform X1 codes for the protein MEAVIEKECSALGGLFQTIISDMKGSYPVWEDFINKAGKLQSQLRTTVVAAAAFLDAFQKVADMATNTRGGTREIGSALTRMCMRHRSIESKLRQFSSALIDCLINPLQEQMEEWKKVANQLDKDHAKEYKKARQEIKKKSSDTLKLQKKAKKAEALGRGDIQPQLDSALQDVNDKYLLLEETEKQAVRKALIEERGRFCTFISMLRPVIEEEISMLGEITHLQTISDDLKSLTMDPHKLPSSSEQVILDLKGSDYSWSYQTPPSSPSTTMSRKSSVCSSLNSVNSSDSRSSGSHSHSPSSHYRYRSSNLPQQAPMRLSSVSSHDSGFMSQDAFQSKSPSPMPPEAPNQNSSSSASSEASETCQSVSECSSPTSVSSGSTMGAWASTDKLSNGFYHCSLSSDPSVASVGAGPFPHFPPVSRAWTRAPSALLPDYVHYYTIGPGMLPSSKIPSWKDWAKPGPYDQPMVNTLQRRKEKREPDLNGGAQSGPPVSPEEAQRPRSMTVSAATRQGEEMEACEELALALTRGLQLDTQRSSRDSLQCSSGYSTQTTTPCCSEDTIPSQVSDYDYFSVSGDQEAEQQEFDKSSTIPRNSDISQSYRRMFQTKRPASTAGLPTTLGPVIVTPGVATIRRTPSTKPSVRRGTIGGGPIPIKTPVIPVKTPTVPDIPGGLPGALAGTEECPEQSPESPAAGDGGQGVTSMPSSSWSGQASVNPPPSSQKLSAGDEQRQAVPESEGEDGDRDGVSSLAPAGQPELDPAELSPGDAPQGEDMLNAIRRGVKLKKTTTNDRSAPRIS